The DNA segment AGGCGGCTTTGACCCGGCCGAGGCGGACAGGCTTATCGGAGCCGGATTCGTCCCGGTGACGCTCGGGCCCTCCATCCTGCGCTGGGAGACCGCCGCCGTATATTGCCTGAGTCTCGCCATGTTCGGCGCACAGGACAGGTCATGAAGCTGGAAATAGAAGAAAGCCAACCGCTTGCCGACAGGATTCGTCCGGCCACCATGGACGATTTCGTGGGCCAGGGCCACATCCGCAACCGGATCGACGCCTTTGCCCAGTCCAAGCGCATGCCCAGCCTCCTGCTCTTCGGCCCGCCCGGCTGCGGCAAGTCCACCCTGGCCCTGCTTCTGGCCCAGCTGACGGGCAAGAAATACCTGCGGGTCAGTGCGCCCGAGGCAGGCCTGACCGCCCTGCGCAAGATGCTGCCCGGCCAGGAAATCCTCATCCTCGACGAGCTGCACCGTTTCTCCAAGGCCCAGCAGGACTTCTTTCTGCCCATCCTGGAGAGCGGCGAGATCACCCTGCTGGCCACCACCACCGAGAACCCTTCCTTCAGCGTCACCCGGCAGCTGCTCTCCCGGCTGCACGTCCTGCGCCTGCGCCAGCTCAGCCGCGAGGAACTGGTGGGCGTGTCCCATCGTGGGGCTCAGGAACTGGGCGTGGAGCTCGAGGAAGAGAGCCACAAGATGCTCGCGGCCATGGCCGGGGGCGATGCTCGAACTCTATTGAATTTACTGGAATACACGGCGGAGCTGCCCAAGGAGAGGCGGTGCCCCGAGTGCCTGCGCGAGTCCCTGCCCGAGATCGTGGTCCGGGGCGACCGCGACGGCGACTCCCATTATGAACTAGTCTCGGCCATGATCAAGTCCATTCGTGGCTCAGACCCGGACGCGGCCCTGTACTATCTGGCCTGTCTGCTGGAGAGCGGCGAGGACCCGCGTTTCGTCACCCGGCGGCTGATTATCTCGGCTACCGAGGACGTGGGGCTCGGCGACCCGTTCGCCCTGAACCAGGCCGTGGCCTGCCATCAGGCTGTGGAAGCCATCGGCATGCCCGAAGGACTCATCCCCATGGCCCAGACCACCGTGTACCTGGCCCTGGCGCCCAAGAGCAACGCCACCTACGCCGCCTACCGCACCGCCCAGAAGGAGGTTCGGGAGAACGGCACCCGGGCGGTTCCCCTGCACCTGCGCAACGCCACCAGCTCCCTGCAACGGGAATGGGGCTACGGGCGCGGCTATCTCTATCCGCACAACTTCCCCAAGGGATGGGCGGACCAGGACTATCTGCCGAGCGAACTGCTGGGCCGCAAGTTCTACCATCCCAAGGATCAGGGCGAGGAACCCCGGCTCAACGCATGGCTACGGCAGTTCAAGAAGCAGCGATAATTTCCGCAATGAAAAAGCCTGGTTGAATTTTCAACTAGGTTTTTTCTTCATGAACAACCTTAGCTTTTTCAGGACTGTTTCCTGTACAGTTTTCGCCACTCGTCCAGGAAGAGGATGGCCGTATCCAGATCGTCCAGCCTGCCCTGCTGCTGGCGGACGGCCCAGACCAGGTCCTCGAAAGCCACGTCCTCGGGCAGTCCCAACCGGGCCAGGAGCGTCCGGATGTCCGCCTGCAATTCGGGCGGAAAGTCCTGGCCGAAAACCGGGGAGCCTTCGCGGCGTTTGGGCCAGCCAGGAATCCGCTCGGCAGTAAATTTCAGCAGAGTGCGCATGCGCTGCGCATAGGTATGCTCCTTGAGGACTCGGGCCCGCGCCCGGTCGGCAAAGGCCTGGCGTTCTTCGGGCCGCGAGGAAAAATATTCAATCTTTTCGATAAGCTCTTCAATGGATGAGAAGATCGCCAACTCGTTCTCGGCAAACGCCTCGTCCATGAGAGTGCGCCTGTCCACCAGTTGGAACGTTCCGCAGGCGGCCAGCTCGAAGGTGCGCGGGTTGACGAAGTCGCCGAAGGTGACCAGTTCGTCGGCCTGGATGGACGAATGAAGGTTCAAATTAATGGCGGTGGCGTTGAAAATCTTCACGCATTCCTCGGGAGTTACGCGTGCGCCCTTGAGTTGGAGCAGCGGCTCGAGCACGTGATCGCCCTCCCACTCCGTACCCCATATCTTGAAATCGAAATTGACCAGTTCGTGGAAGGCCTTGCGCCGGTTGGGATAGCCCGCGCCCATGAACGAGACTTCGGAGCCGAACTTGCGCCGCTCCACCGGGCTCAACTCCATGGGTCGGTGGAAATCCGGCTGGGCGGCCAGGGGCAGGTACAGCGCGTTATTTTGACCGATGGCCGCAAGATCCTCGAAGAATTGCCCTTTCTGGATCACGGCAAAGACGTCGTACAGGGGCGCGAAGGACTTCCAGTAGGTGAACAGGTCGTGGTCTTCCACGAACCACATGGCCGTGGCCACCCCGTCGCGCCGCAGCCGTTTCAGGGCCTGGGGATTGAGCGGGGCCTGAGCCATGGCCAGGACCAGATCCGGCTCAAAGGTCTCGACCTTGGCCAGAACGGCCTGGCTGACCACGTTCAGAAAGGAATTCTGCAAGTAATCCAAACGGTCCGTGGTCACTTTGAGATCGTTCAGGGCGGTGTAGGCCGGGTAGAAGTCCGGGGCCTCGAAGACCTCGGCCAGATGCCCTTCCTGCTTCAGGGCCGAGGCCACGTACCGGCCGATGGGCAAGGAGCCGCCATAGAGCGGCAGAACGACGAGAATGCGCAACGTTTGCATACGGTTATTCCTGTGTCTTCGAGGGCTGTTCAGCGGTCATCCAATCCTTTTCCCGGTAGAGCTGCTGGGCGAAGGCCTGTTCCAGCCGGTCGAAACGCGGCTCCGCGCCGGTCAGGTGGTGGAGGAGAAAATCGCGCAGCACGGTCCGCCTGGACGCGTCCGCGTCGGTCCCGGCAAAGGGCACGTAGGTCTGGCCCAGACCGTCGAAGGCGGTGTGCAGGGCCAGAATCCCCTCCGGCGCGTGCTCGGCCTTGCCCGTGACCAGGAAGCGGCGGAGTCCCGGGTCCGCGAACCCGTTCAGGCATTTGACGTTTTCCTGGCACGGCGCGGTCTCCAGGCACGGCAGGCAGTCGGTCACTCCCTGATAAACCGTGTGCCCGAGGCCATAGGGGCCGGTCTCGAAACACCAGGCCGAGGACAGGAAAAAGGCGGTCACCGGCGTGCCCAGGTGGGCGGCCAGGTGCATGGTTCCGGTGTCCGGGGTGATCAGCAGGTCCAGGCCGCCGACGATGTTTACGAGCTCTTGCCAGTCCGTCTTCCCGGCCAGGTTCTCGGTCATGGATTGCAGGTTCGCGGGCAACTCCTTGGTCACGGCCTGCCCTGCCGCGCGTTCGGCCTGTCCGCCCAGGAGTTTGATGGACCGGGCTTTGCGCGAACCGGCCAGGGTGGCCGCGATCCGGGCGAGCAGCGGCGCGGGCAGGGAGCGTCGGGACTCGCGTCCGGCCAGGACCACGCCGATGCCGCCGCCCTTGGGCGTGGCCTCGGGGTTGATCGCGGACGCGGGGAGCATGTCCGGGCAGTACGCGCCCCAGAAGTCCACCAGGTTCATGCCCAGTCGGCGGAAACCGGACCAGCGCATGGCCATGGCGGGCCACCGGCCGATGATCTCCTGGCCGCTGCGCCAGGCGTACCCCTCCACCCTTTCCGGATCGAACATGGCGGCCAGGCGGAAGTTCAGGCCCGAGAAATTCAGGTTGTAGATGGTCTCGAAGTCCATGGCCGCCAGGTCGGCGAAGACCTGCCGGTTGTCCAGGAGCATCTTGAGCGAGGCCTGGCCGTCGCTCAGTCCCGTGCCGTGGGCCGTGATCGGGTGCAGGACCACGTCGGGATAGACCAGCCGGGCCAGGGGTGCCAGGGAGGCGTCCAGGCACAGGTGGACCGTGGCCCCGGGGCGTGCCGCAAGGGTCCCCAGCAGCCGCTTGGTCTGGATCAGGTCCCCGAACCGGGCGAGTTGTATGACGAGGTAATTCTTCATGTTGTGTCGCGCGCGTCAAAACACTAGCGTAATTCCTGTGATTCTTGCAAGAACCGGACAATTTCCCATTTTACATGATTGCGCGCATTGGTTATCAAGACCCATGCGATATTACCCCATCTTCGTGAACCTGGAAAACAAGGGCTGCCTGGTGGTCGGCGCGGGCGAGGTCGGCAAGCGCAAGATCCAGTCCCTGATCGATTCCGGGGCCGGTCGCGTGACCATCATCGACACCCGCGAGCCGGGGCCGGAATTCGACTCGGTCACGGCCCTGCCCAACGTGGATTTCCTCTGCCGCGAGTTCGCGGACACGGACCTGGACGGGAAATTTCTGGTCATCGCCTGTACCTCCTCCGAGGAAGTCAACTGGCGCATCAGCAATCTGTGCCGTGACAGGGGCATCCTGTGCAACATCGTGGACCAGCCCGAGAAGTGCAGCTTCATCGTGCCCGCCACGGTCAAGCGCGGGGATTTGACGGTGGCCATCTCCACGGCGGGCCGCAGCCCGGCCATGGCCAAGCGCATCCGCAAGGAATTGCAGGAGAGTTTCGGTGACGAGTACGCCAACCTGCTGACCGCCATGGGCCGCATCCGGCCGCTCATGCTCTCGTTGGGCCTGACCACGGCCGACAACACGGCGGTCTTCCGCTCCCTGGTCAATTCCGCTCTGCTCGACGCCCTGAAGGGTCACGACCTTGACGCGGCCACGGAAATTCTTAAAGAATCGTTGCCCGACCCGTTGCACGACAACATTCCGGAGTTGCTTGATGGGCTTGTTTGAATCGCTCCACATCGTTATCGCGGCGCTCTACGCGCTCGGCACCGTGCTGTTCCTGACCTCCGTGTTCACGGAGAACGACAGGCTCAAGCGCATCGCCATCTGGCTGGCCGTCCTCGGCTTCACCTTCAATACCGTGGACCTGGGGCTGACCCTGAGCCATGATCCGGCCGTTCTGGGCGGCGGCAATTTCTACTTCAACATCATCGGCTGGTGCGCCCTGGCCCTGTATTTCTTCCTTTGGTGGCGGCTGCGCCTCGAATACCTGGCCATCACCGCCCTGCCCTTCGCTCTGCTGCTGTTCATCGCCTCGCTGGCCATGGGCGGCATCCGGGTCGTCTGGCCGCCGAGGCTGACCGCCTTGTTCTTCGGCCTGCACATCGGCTCGCTCGTGCTCACGCTCGGCGCATTGATGATGGCCTTCGGCGCGGGCCTCGCCTTCCTCTACTACAACCGCAAGCTCAAGACCAAGGAAGGGCTGTCGGCCATGGGCAACGCCGTCCCGTCCCTGGACAAGTTCGACACCGTCAACCGCTGGGCCGTGCTGATCGGGTTCCCGCTCTACACCCTGGGCATCTTCTCCACCTTCAGTTGGTACCTGATCGCCCCGTTCAAGCCCTTCGCCTGGGACATCATGAAGATCGGCTCCCTGGCGGTCTGGTTCCTCTACGCCTTCCTCTTTCATCAGCGTGTGGTGCTCGGCTGGCGTGGACGTAAACCGGCCATCCTGGCCATCTGGGTCTTTGCCGGGATGTGCGTCTCTCTCATTCACCACGCCATCACCTTCAGGGCGGCACCATGAACAAGCAGATAATCCTTATTGGCCTGAACCACCGCACGGCGGGCGTGGAAGTGCGTGAGAAATTCGCCCTGACCGACGTCGAGAATTTCGAACAGGGCCTCATGGTCCACTGTCCCGTGCAGGAGTGTATGGCCCTGTCCACCTGCAACCGGGTGGAGATCGTGGCCGTGGTCAAAAAAGGGCCGGTGGCCGAAGCCATGGCCGCCGTGGTCCAGTACTGGGCCGGGGCGTGCAACGGCCGGCCCGAGCAGCTGATGGACAACATCTACCAGTACGCCGACCTGGAAGCGGTCAGGCACATCTTCACCGTGGCCTCGTCCCTGGACTCCATGGTTATGGGCGAGCCGCAGATTCTCGGCCAACTCAAGGACGCCTACCGGGCCGCCGTGGACAAGGGCACGGCCAAGACCATCGTCAACCGGCTGCTGCACAAGTCCTTTTCCGTGGCCAAGCGCATCCGCACCGAGACGGCCATCGCCTCGAGCGCGGTGTCCATCAGCTATGCGGCCGTGGAATTGGCCCGCAAGATATTCGGGGACCTCAAGCCCACCAGGGCCATGCTGGTCGGCGCGGGCGAGATGGCCGAGCTGGCCGCCATGCACCTGCTGCGTAACGGGGTCCAGGAAATCATCATCGCCAACCGCACCCTGTCCCGGGCCAAGGCCCTGGCCGCCAGCCTGGGGGGCGAGCCCATCCAGATCGAGGCCATGCCGGACCGGCTGCACGAGGTGGACATCGTCATCTCCTCCACCGGCTCCCCGGTGTCCGTCATCAAGGCGAAAGACGTCAAGGCCGTGCTCCGCAAGCGCAAGAACAAGCCCATGTTCTTCATCGACATCGCGGTGCCGCGCGATATCGACCCTGACGTCAACACCCTGGACAACGTCTATCTCTACGACATCGACGACCTCAAGGAAGTGGTGGACGAGAACATGGCCCAGCGCCAGGAAGAGGCCTCCAAGGCCCGCACAGTGGTGGACCTTGAGACCGAGACGTTCGGCAACTGGCTCAACTCGTTGAACATCCAGCCCACCATCGTGGATCTGGTCGGCAATGCCGAGGACGTGGCCATGCGTGAGCTGGCCAAGACGCTCAAGAAGATCGGCCCGGTGGACGACAAGACCCGCAACGCCCTGGAGCGCCTGGTCCTGTCCATCGCCCACAAGTCCCTGCACGAGCCCATCTGTTTCCTGAAGCGCCGCACCCAGGAAGAAGGTTCGGCCGAGCGGTTCATCGACCTGGCGCGGCGCATGTTCAACCTGGACGACGAGTCCGTGCCGGACAACGCCCACCTGGACCGCAAGCCGGCGTCCTGCGCCCCCGAGGACATCGAGCAGTACATCGAGATTTCGAAAAAGGAGCAATAATGCGCACCTATCTCATCGACGACCTGAACGACAAGGACTACAAGACCGTCCTCGCCGCATTTGACGAACTCGGCCTGCGCGGCTCCATCGACGGCATCTACTACCTGCCCCTGCCCGAGGACCTGCTCCAGGGCGAACAGAAGGCTCACCTGGGCGAATGCGGCCCCTATTTCATGGCCCTGGAGGCCGTGGAGTCGCCGGACCAGAACAGTCTGCGCATGGAATTGCTCGTCCGGGCCCGGAACAAGATCCGCTGCTCCTGCGTGTCCTACGCCGACTCGGCCCAGCGCAGGCACATGATCGAATACCTCGACCAGTTTATCGAGGAGCTGGAAGTCTCCGTGTAGCATGACCAGCGCGCCCGCCGACATCCCTCAGACCCTGCAGGACCTCCTGCCCAAGTGGGCGCATTTCTGCCTGTACGCGGGCCGGTTCGTCGAAGAGGAACTTGGTATCGACCTGGATGGACGCCGTGTCCTGGTCGGCCTGTCCGGCGGCGTGGATTCCACCGCCCTGTTGCTGGTCCTGCACTATCTTTCCAAACGCGTGGACTTCACGGTCGGCGCGGCCCATCTCGACCATCAATTGCGCCCGGAATCCGCCGGAGACGCCGCCTTTGCCCGCTCCCTGTGCGAGAACCTCGGCATCGACTGTGTGGTCGAATCATGCGACGTGGCCCGGCTGGCCGAGGAGCGCGGCGTGGGACTCGAGGAGGCCGGCCGCGAGGCGCGCTACCGCCTTTACGCCGCGCTGCGCGAATCCGGCGGCTACGACTATGTGGCTCTGGGCCACCAGCTGGACGACCTGAGCGAGGACGTGCTCATGCGTCTGATCCGGGGCGCGGGCTGGCCCGGCCTGTCCGGCATGCCCGGCTACGATCCTTTGCGCGCCCTGATCCGCCCCCTGCTGCTCATCCCCAAGTCCACGCTCAGGGCGTTCGTCACCCACGTGGGCACGGGCTGGCGCGAGGACGCGTCCAACGCCGATCCGACCATGACCCGCAACCGCGTGCGCAACGAAATTCTGCCGCTCATCGAGAAGGAGAACCCGGCCTTCTGGCAGTCCGTGGCCCGGCTGTGGCGCATCGGCCGCGTGGAACAGGATTTCTGGGACGGTCTTGAGTCCGGCGCTTGTGAAAATCTGGATAATACCCGCCTTAAGTCCCTGCACAAGGCCGAGCGCCTGCACCTGTACAAGGCGTGCCTGGACCGCCTCGGACCAGGTCAGGCCCTGGCCGACACTTTGTTCAAGCTGGACGAGGCCTGGCGAGAAAAGCGCAACTCCGCCGTCTTCCAGTTTCCGGGCGACAAGACCGCCACCATCACCGCATCGGGCGTGGTTTTCTCCCCCAAGCATTGACTTCCTGGCTGGCCCGGTATAAGAGCATGTGATCTTTTGCACAATGTGTCGGAATGGCCAGTCGGCATTTCGCTTTTTTATCATCAGGAGGAACTATGAATATTCTGATTTTCGGCCCCAACGGCTCCGGTAAAGGCACCCAGGGCGACATCGCCAAGGACAAGTACAAACTGGACCACATCGAGTCCGGCGCCATCTTCCGCAAGCACATCGGCGGCGGCACCGAGCTGGGCATGAAGGCCAAGGAGTACATCAACAAGGGCGAACTGGTTCCTGATGATATCACCATTCCCATGGTCCTGGATGTGCTTTCCAACTCCAAGAGCGGCTGGCTCCTGGACGGTTTCCCCCGCTCCCTGGTTCAGGGCGAAAAGCTCTGGGAAGCCCTGCAGAAGGACGGCGTGAAGCTGGACTACGTCATCGAGATCAAGCTGCCCCGCGAGATCGCCAAGGGCCGCATCATGGGCCGCCGTCTCTGTGAGAACAACCCGAACCACCCCAACAACGTCGGCATCCCGGCCATCGCTCCCGACGGCGACAAGTGCCGCGTCTGCGGCGGTGCCCTGACCGCCCGCCAGGACGACCAGGACGAGGGCGCCATCGACGTGCGCCACAACATCTACTACGATGACAAGACAGGCACCATGGCCGCCTGCAACTACTTCAAGAATCTCAAGGACGCCGACTTCAAGTACAT comes from the Pseudodesulfovibrio hydrargyri genome and includes:
- a CDS encoding adenylate kinase, which translates into the protein MNILIFGPNGSGKGTQGDIAKDKYKLDHIESGAIFRKHIGGGTELGMKAKEYINKGELVPDDITIPMVLDVLSNSKSGWLLDGFPRSLVQGEKLWEALQKDGVKLDYVIEIKLPREIAKGRIMGRRLCENNPNHPNNVGIPAIAPDGDKCRVCGGALTARQDDQDEGAIDVRHNIYYDDKTGTMAACNYFKNLKDADFKYIELDGEKSINEIKEYLISQLD
- a CDS encoding CgeB family protein, with amino-acid sequence MQTLRILVVLPLYGGSLPIGRYVASALKQEGHLAEVFEAPDFYPAYTALNDLKVTTDRLDYLQNSFLNVVSQAVLAKVETFEPDLVLAMAQAPLNPQALKRLRRDGVATAMWFVEDHDLFTYWKSFAPLYDVFAVIQKGQFFEDLAAIGQNNALYLPLAAQPDFHRPMELSPVERRKFGSEVSFMGAGYPNRRKAFHELVNFDFKIWGTEWEGDHVLEPLLQLKGARVTPEECVKIFNATAINLNLHSSIQADELVTFGDFVNPRTFELAACGTFQLVDRRTLMDEAFAENELAIFSSIEELIEKIEYFSSRPEERQAFADRARARVLKEHTYAQRMRTLLKFTAERIPGWPKRREGSPVFGQDFPPELQADIRTLLARLGLPEDVAFEDLVWAVRQQQGRLDDLDTAILFLDEWRKLYRKQS
- the hemA gene encoding glutamyl-tRNA reductase, with protein sequence MNKQIILIGLNHRTAGVEVREKFALTDVENFEQGLMVHCPVQECMALSTCNRVEIVAVVKKGPVAEAMAAVVQYWAGACNGRPEQLMDNIYQYADLEAVRHIFTVASSLDSMVMGEPQILGQLKDAYRAAVDKGTAKTIVNRLLHKSFSVAKRIRTETAIASSAVSISYAAVELARKIFGDLKPTRAMLVGAGEMAELAAMHLLRNGVQEIIIANRTLSRAKALAASLGGEPIQIEAMPDRLHEVDIVISSTGSPVSVIKAKDVKAVLRKRKNKPMFFIDIAVPRDIDPDVNTLDNVYLYDIDDLKEVVDENMAQRQEEASKARTVVDLETETFGNWLNSLNIQPTIVDLVGNAEDVAMRELAKTLKKIGPVDDKTRNALERLVLSIAHKSLHEPICFLKRRTQEEGSAERFIDLARRMFNLDDESVPDNAHLDRKPASCAPEDIEQYIEISKKEQ
- a CDS encoding glycosyltransferase family 9 protein, whose protein sequence is MKNYLVIQLARFGDLIQTKRLLGTLAARPGATVHLCLDASLAPLARLVYPDVVLHPITAHGTGLSDGQASLKMLLDNRQVFADLAAMDFETIYNLNFSGLNFRLAAMFDPERVEGYAWRSGQEIIGRWPAMAMRWSGFRRLGMNLVDFWGAYCPDMLPASAINPEATPKGGGIGVVLAGRESRRSLPAPLLARIAATLAGSRKARSIKLLGGQAERAAGQAVTKELPANLQSMTENLAGKTDWQELVNIVGGLDLLITPDTGTMHLAAHLGTPVTAFFLSSAWCFETGPYGLGHTVYQGVTDCLPCLETAPCQENVKCLNGFADPGLRRFLVTGKAEHAPEGILALHTAFDGLGQTYVPFAGTDADASRRTVLRDFLLHHLTGAEPRFDRLEQAFAQQLYREKDWMTAEQPSKTQE
- a CDS encoding cytochrome C assembly family protein → MGLFESLHIVIAALYALGTVLFLTSVFTENDRLKRIAIWLAVLGFTFNTVDLGLTLSHDPAVLGGGNFYFNIIGWCALALYFFLWWRLRLEYLAITALPFALLLFIASLAMGGIRVVWPPRLTALFFGLHIGSLVLTLGALMMAFGAGLAFLYYNRKLKTKEGLSAMGNAVPSLDKFDTVNRWAVLIGFPLYTLGIFSTFSWYLIAPFKPFAWDIMKIGSLAVWFLYAFLFHQRVVLGWRGRKPAILAIWVFAGMCVSLIHHAITFRAAP
- the tilS gene encoding tRNA lysidine(34) synthetase TilS, translated to MTSAPADIPQTLQDLLPKWAHFCLYAGRFVEEELGIDLDGRRVLVGLSGGVDSTALLLVLHYLSKRVDFTVGAAHLDHQLRPESAGDAAFARSLCENLGIDCVVESCDVARLAEERGVGLEEAGREARYRLYAALRESGGYDYVALGHQLDDLSEDVLMRLIRGAGWPGLSGMPGYDPLRALIRPLLLIPKSTLRAFVTHVGTGWREDASNADPTMTRNRVRNEILPLIEKENPAFWQSVARLWRIGRVEQDFWDGLESGACENLDNTRLKSLHKAERLHLYKACLDRLGPGQALADTLFKLDEAWREKRNSAVFQFPGDKTATITASGVVFSPKH
- a CDS encoding precorrin-2 dehydrogenase/sirohydrochlorin ferrochelatase family protein, producing MRYYPIFVNLENKGCLVVGAGEVGKRKIQSLIDSGAGRVTIIDTREPGPEFDSVTALPNVDFLCREFADTDLDGKFLVIACTSSEEVNWRISNLCRDRGILCNIVDQPEKCSFIVPATVKRGDLTVAISTAGRSPAMAKRIRKELQESFGDEYANLLTAMGRIRPLMLSLGLTTADNTAVFRSLVNSALLDALKGHDLDAATEILKESLPDPLHDNIPELLDGLV
- a CDS encoding replication-associated recombination protein A; this translates as MKLEIEESQPLADRIRPATMDDFVGQGHIRNRIDAFAQSKRMPSLLLFGPPGCGKSTLALLLAQLTGKKYLRVSAPEAGLTALRKMLPGQEILILDELHRFSKAQQDFFLPILESGEITLLATTTENPSFSVTRQLLSRLHVLRLRQLSREELVGVSHRGAQELGVELEEESHKMLAAMAGGDARTLLNLLEYTAELPKERRCPECLRESLPEIVVRGDRDGDSHYELVSAMIKSIRGSDPDAALYYLACLLESGEDPRFVTRRLIISATEDVGLGDPFALNQAVACHQAVEAIGMPEGLIPMAQTTVYLALAPKSNATYAAYRTAQKEVRENGTRAVPLHLRNATSSLQREWGYGRGYLYPHNFPKGWADQDYLPSELLGRKFYHPKDQGEEPRLNAWLRQFKKQR